In Epinephelus fuscoguttatus linkage group LG15, E.fuscoguttatus.final_Chr_v1, a genomic segment contains:
- the ints15 gene encoding integrator complex subunit 15: MGDIRQSLLPRDVLSAAKELLYHLDIYICNLVQSGRQPPQVDSKTQELVEEFILHAPKDRNTPARRMSALQELQLLEIMCSCFQEQSRDTVRQLMFSALFSLQGNQADESRMALLGKLVSMAIAVGRVPILECAATWLQRTHRVYCVRLAQVLVDDYCSMVPGSGPTLQNIHSASPRFCCQFITAVTTLYDLNTEELTPPLELLQMIVSWIQDDPRLVLITFLNTPLSGNQPISSLDVTPLGGLVRWCVKAPLAYRRDNKQVFTNGTTESEPEVGPLFSALHLSVLQVLMLLPNILNEKGLFGRLALLQLESLAALTSDLSRLLDQADKHTHTSSTDTRAQSQLALDRLAQALQVAMANGALLCSREDLRAICSRLPHNNLLQLVLSGPVMYYNNIHTPPLAFSPHAAHSPIASHPTHPAHPAHPAHTPHTPLATHPSSHPQYPAQPFMTGMPFPFRPSH; encoded by the exons ATGGGTGACATCCGTCAGTCGTTGCTACCTCGTGATGTGCTGAGCGCAGCcaaggagctgctgtatcaccTGGACATCTACATCTGTAACCTGGTGCAGTCCGGGAGGCAGCCTCCTCAGGTCGACTCCAAAACCCAGGAGCTGGTGGAAGAGTTCATTCTGCATGCACCTAAAGACAGAAACACTCCTGCCAGG CGGATGAGTGCGCTCCAGGAGCTCCAGCTGTTGGAGATCATGTGCAGCTGTTTCCAGGAGCAGAGCCGTGATACAGTCCGTCAGCTCATGTTCTCCGCCCTCTTCAGTCTCCAAGGCAACCAGGCAGATGAAAGTCGCATGGCGCTGTTAGGCAAGCTGGTCTCCATGGCAATCGCCGTGGGCAGGGTTCCGATCTTGGAATGTGCTGCAACATGGTTACAG aGAACACACCGGGTCTACTGTGTGCGCCTGGCCCAGGTGCTGGTGGATGACTACTGCAGTATGGTGCCAGGCTCGGGGCCCACCCTGCAGAACATCCACAGCGCCAGCCCACGCTTCTGCTGCCAGTTTATCACTGCTGTCACCACCCTCTATGACCTCAACACAG aggaGCTCACCCCTCCTTTAGAACTCCTCCAGATGATCGTGTCGTGGATCCAAGACGACCCCCGTCTAGTCCTCATCACCTTCCTGAACACGCCCCTCTCTGGCAACCAGCCAATCAGCTCGCTTGATGTCACACCTTTAGGGGGGCTGGTGCGCTGGTGCGTCAAAGCCCCCCTGGCCTACAGGAGAGACAACAAGCAGGTTTTTACCAACGGCACCACTGAGAGTGAGCCAGAGGTGGGGCCTCTTTTCTCCGCTCTCCATCTGAGCGTCCTACAG GTCCTCATGCTGTTGCCGAACATACTCAATGAGAAGGGGCTCTTTGGTCGCCTGGCGCTGCTCCAGTTGGAGTCCCTGGCCGCACTGACCTCAGACCTCTCCAGGCTGTTGGACCAGGccgacaaacacacacacacgtcatccACAGATACACGTGCACAGTCTCAGCTGGCCCTGGACCGGCTGGCACAGGCCCTGCAGGTGGCCATGGCCAACGGAGCTCTGCTCTGCTCGAGAG AGGACCTGAGAGCCATCTGTTCCCGCTTGCCACACAACAA TTTGCTCCAGCTGGTGTTGTCAGGCCCAGTGATGTACTACAACAACATCCACACCCCTCCACTGGCCTTCAGCCCGCACGCAGCTCATTCCCCCATCGCCTCGCACCCGACGCACCCCGCACACCCCGCACACCCAGCACACACCCCGCACACACCTCTGGCCACCCACCCCTCCTCTCACCCTCAGTACCCCGCTCAGCCTTTCATGACGGGGATGCCGTTCCCCTTCAGACCCagccactaa